A genomic window from Aethina tumida isolate Nest 87 chromosome 4, icAetTumi1.1, whole genome shotgun sequence includes:
- the LOC126265341 gene encoding keratin-associated protein 6-2-like — protein sequence MDIDRFRLMQIQHSCRYKYRHKDRYRYRYRYRYRYRYRYRYRYRYRYRYRYRYRYRYRYRYRYRYRYRYRYRHRYRYRYRYRYRYRYRYRYRYRYRYRYEYSYGCRCGCEYRCRYGCGYGYRYESGCGCRCGCGYGYGYG from the exons ATGGATATAGATAGATTCAGATTGATGCAGATACAACACAGTTGTAGATACAAATACAGACACAAAGACAG ATACAGATACAGATACAGATACAGATACAGATACAGATACAGATACAGATACAGATACAGATACAGATACAGATACAGATACAGATACAGATACAGATACAGATACAGATACAGATACAGATACAGATACAGATACAGATACAGACACAGATACAGATACAGATACAGATACAGATACAGATACAGATACAGATACAGATACAGATACAGATACAGATACAGATATGAATACTCATACGGATGTAGATGCGGATGTGAATACAGATGTAGATACGGATGTGGATATGGATACAGATACGAAAGCGGATGCGGATGTAGGTGCGGATGCGGATACGGATACGGATACGGATAA